A window of Nomascus leucogenys isolate Asia chromosome X, Asia_NLE_v1, whole genome shotgun sequence contains these coding sequences:
- the MBNL3 gene encoding muscleblind-like protein 3 isoform X5, producing MFAQQMQLMLQNAQMSSLGSFPMTPSLPANPPMAFNPYIPHPGMGLVPAELVPNTPVLIPGNPPLAMPGAVGPKLMRSDKLEVCREFQRGNCTRGENDCRYAHPTDASMIEASDNTVTICMDYIKGRCSREKCKYFHPPAHLQAKLKAAHHQMNHSAASAMALQPGTLQLIPKRAALEKPNGATPVFNPTVFHCQQALTNLQLPQPAFIPAGPILCMAPASNIVPMMHGATPTTVSAATTPATSVPFAAPTTGNQLKF from the exons GGTTCTTTTCCCATGACTCCATCACTTCCAGCTAATCCTCCCATGGCTTTCAATCCTTACATACCACATCCTGGGATGGGCCTCGTTCCTGCAGAACTTGTACCAAATACACCTGTTCTGATTCCtggaaacccacctcttgcaATGCCAGGAGCTGTTGGCCCAAAACTGATGCGTTCAGATAAACTGGAG GTTTGCCGAGAATTTCAGCGTGGAAATTGTACCCGTGGGGAGAATGATTGCCGCTATGCTCACCCTACTGATGCTTCCATGATTGAAGCGAGTGATAATACTGTGACAATCTGCATGGATTACATCAAAGGTCGATGCTCGCGGGAGAAATGCAAGTACTTTCATCCTCCTGCACACTTGCAAGCCAAACTCAAGGCAGCTCATCACCAGATGAACCATTCAGCTGCCTCTGCCATG GCCCTGCAGCCTGGTACACTGCAACTGATACCAAAGAGAGCAGCACTGGAAAAGCCCAATGGTGCCACTCCGGTCTTTAATCCCACTGTTTTCCACTGCCAACAGGCTCTGACTAACCTGCAGCTCCCACAGCCGGCATTTATCCCTGCAG GGCCAATACTGTGCATGGCACCCGCTTCAAATATTG TGCCCATGATGCACGGTGCTACACCTACCACTGTGTCTGCAGCAACAACACCTGCCACCAGCGTTCCCTTCGCTGCACCAACTACAGGCAATCAG ctGAAATTCTGA